Below is a genomic region from Cytophagales bacterium.
AACATTAACTCCATTACTTATTAAGGTATCAGTTCCAAAGATGGTTGTATCTCTAAAATTACCGGTTATATATGCATTTCCTAAGTCATCAGTAATTATTCCCAATGCTCTGTCAGCCCCAGTTCCTCCTGCACTTTTTGCCCATTGAACAAACCCTGTTGGGTCATACTTTGCGATGAATATATCTGAGTTGCCAGCACTTACAATGGTATCTACACCTATGAACAGTGTATCTGCGAAATCTCCCGTTATATAGATATTCGCTGCGGTATCAATACTGATCCCATAACCATGATCAGCCAATGTTCCACCTACCTTTTTAGACCATTTCCAAGTTTGAGCGAACGAGGAATTGAAGATTGAAAATAAAACGATGGTAAAGATTATTTTTTTCATGATCAGTGTGATTGTATGTTGTTGAGTTTGATTGGTACGATGTTTATTCAAGGCGCAAGTATACAAAAATAAATTGATACCTAAAAATCTAAATTAAAAAAAACAACTTAAATTGTAAGCATTATTAACATCATGCACCAAATTATCAGTTACTGGATGCTGGTTACTGGGTGCTGGTTGACCCTATTATTATTAATTTTTTACTTTTACGGCAACTAAATTAAGGAAGTATCATAACATTTACATCACTTTTCTTTCTTTTTAATTTAGATTTTTAGGTGATATATCAAGTACTTTTTACAACATAAATGTTGTTTTACAAATTTCTATCAAAAATTGATACCTGTTTGCTTCATAATGACCTTTTAAGAAATTTTTAATATCTGCCTGAACCAAAGAAAAATTATTTTTTAAAAAATTGATGGCTTCCATATATTCTTCAAGAGATGAACATTTCCGGATAATATTTTGCGGTGCATCAATTAAATATTTCAAATCTGCATTTACAATAGGAATACCATAGCTCAACAGATTAAATATCCTGTTGCTGACCGTAATTGAATGGTTATTTTTAAAATTAAGATCATAAGGAATAATCGAGCAGCAAACGTCATCAAAATCAATATTTTGAATATCGCAAGATGGTAATAGTTCAAAATTCTTAAAGTTAAGCAGGTAACGTATTTGTTTACGAACATTTTTGGCTACCGGCCCTATAAATCTTAGCTTAATTTTGGCTTGAGCAAGGTTGGTGATTATTTTCCAGTCAAGCTTATTGTTGATATATCCGTAATAGAGGACTACCTCCCGCATATCACCTTCCGACTTCCTCTCCTCCTCACCCCCTAGCCCCCTCTCCACTGTCGTGGAGAGGGGGAGCAAGTGAGTGGAAATAGATGAGAAAGATTGGGGTTTTTGGTATAGCTTTTCAGCCCAGGGAAAGAACAGGTAGGTATTTTTGTTATATTTTTTCATTTTTTTTAATAAAGGATATGACACGGTAAGAACGATATCTGAGTTCATGCAGGTTTGCCGGATCTGATCCCTGGCTGATCTTTTCATCCAAAACTTTGCTTTCACTTCAAAATCATCATTGATGATGGTTGCAATGGGAGCATTAGGAAAGAGGTTTTTTAAGAAGTAATAATCATAGTTAAAATTTATTATGAGGTCTGGTGGGATGTTAGACCCGCCTGCCATAGGCCTTTGGCGGGCAGGTGTTGGATGCTTGCCCCGTAGCGAGGTACGAGCGTATCGGGGTTGGATATTAGATGTTAGATGTTTACCCTGTTGGATTTTTACCCCGTGATCCCGAGTACTCGGGACTATTTCACCTGGGTCTGTTTTATCCAACTGGGGTTTGTTATTGTTATTCAGTATTTTATTAATGTATTTTAATTCGTAATATTCGTTTAATTTTCTAAGTAACCTGAAAGGCCTTAACTGGTGATGAAGTAATTCAGGATGGGAATAAAAATGGATGCCTTCCTCTAATCTAGCAAGAACTTTCCTATCCCGGGTACCCGGGATAGGAAAGTTAGTATAATTTTTTTCAAAAAAAATGATATTATGACCGTTTTTTTTTAGCAGCCTTGTTAATTGATGTCGTAACCGGGGAGGTTCTTGCCATTTTGTTTTTGAAAAAATAATGATGTTTTTAAACACCTCACCCCCATCCCCTCTCCTGCCTGTCCCGATTTTTTCGGGGAAGGAAAGGAGGGAAGAGGATTCTTTTTTTATAGTAGAATTAATCATTTTTTTCATTCTATAGTTCTACAAATTTATCACACACATTTTTAATTTTATAGTCGTTTAAATTAACCCTTAATCGTTTTGTATTATATTTTTATATTCATTTATTATGATCTCCGCATT
It encodes:
- a CDS encoding glycosyltransferase family 1 protein is translated as MKKMINSTIKKESSSLLSFPEKIGTGRRGDGGEVFKNIIIFSKTKWQEPPRLRHQLTRLLKKNGHNIIFFEKNYTNFPIPGTRDRKVLARLEEGIHFYSHPELLHHQLRPFRLLRKLNEYYELKYINKILNNNNKPQLDKTDPGEIVPSTRDHGVKIQQGKHLTSNIQPRYARTSLRGKHPTPARQRPMAGGSNIPPDLIINFNYDYYFLKNLFPNAPIATIINDDFEVKAKFWMKRSARDQIRQTCMNSDIVLTVSYPLLKKMKKYNKNTYLFFPWAEKLYQKPQSFSSISTHLLPLSTTVERGLGGEEERKSEGDMREVVLYYGYINNKLDWKIITNLAQAKIKLRFIGPVAKNVRKQIRYLLNFKNFELLPSCDIQNIDFDDVCCSIIPYDLNFKNNHSITVSNRIFNLLSYGIPIVNADLKYLIDAPQNIIRKCSSLEEYMEAINFLKNNFSLVQADIKNFLKGHYEANRYQFLIEICKTTFML